The proteins below are encoded in one region of Silene latifolia isolate original U9 population chromosome 2, ASM4854445v1, whole genome shotgun sequence:
- the LOC141641292 gene encoding uncharacterized protein LOC141641292, whose protein sequence is MRKTYQVVYNSLTNDAECSCKLFNRKGIICRHIIRVYYGKQVHTLPDKYILMRWTKNAHKILLYGLHGELIEDFDATDLRKMEMCKLWSEFYATISVLKNVPTKDITDLVDILKQFRVKLNPQSESMTKERELEMLLGCSSSSEVRILPPRQAKNKGSGKRMISKKQQCIAKAEKPKRLCRNCKQMAHHDKRIVLMLLYTMPTISITTSGLLYMPFALRFSHLVFCVLSKYGSS, encoded by the exons ATGCGGAAGACCTACCAAGTCGTCTACAATTCTCTAACGAATGACGCTGAATGTTCTTGCAAGTTGTTCAACAGGAAGGGTATTATTTGTAGACACATTATCCGGGTTTACTACGGAAAACAAGTCCACACTTTGCCCGATAAATACATTCTTATGCGGTGGACCAAGAATGCACATAAGATCCTTCTTTATGGTCTACATGGTGAGTTAATTGAGGATTTTGATGCCACTGATTTACGAAAGATGGAAATGTGCAAGTTATGGTCGGAGTTCTACGCGACCATCAGTGTGCTCAAGAATGTGCCTACGAAGGACATCACTGATCTTGTTGACATCCTTAAACAATTCAGGGTGAAACTCAATCCGCAATCAGAGTCAATGACCAAAGAGCGGGAGTTGGAGATGCTTCTCGGGTGCAGTTCCTCAAGCGAGGTGAGGATTTTACCACCTCGTCAGGCAAAGAACAAGGGTAGCGGGAAGAGAATGATCTCCAAAAAGCAACAATGCATAGCTAAAGCGGAGAAGCCTAAAAGACTTTGTCGTAATTGCAAACAAATGGCTCACCATGATAAACGAATCGTCCTAATGCTTTTGTACACGATGCCGACAATAAG TATCACTACATCAGGACTACTGTATATGCCTTTTGCTTTAAGATTTTCACATCTTGTGTTTTGTGTGTTGTCAAAATATGGCAGTTCATAA
- the LOC141641293 gene encoding protein FAR1-RELATED SEQUENCE 5-like, which produces MRYLCDIVPATFFVISFSILMCDIFPKQHPTSNVTSSSCNDLHVSAITSKDSNDIVESSLTSLCSIEPPDASSSTPHVEQHSVPSRVHQLLLDSKPGGSELWTRNVAPEFKPYIDQLFGTLEEAISFYDVYAEACGFEPRKSSQKRYVSGDVKYKFVVCNREGFRDRKRKATVLDSGKEQATPRPFDIRKTKLTRIGCTAMIEFRYNGDGYVVFQFREWHNHRLCSLRNQQFQKKHRHLHLYHKKTIIDHSRVNQGPTRAFRNAKEYVDGYENVGAQLVDFKNFGRDIKCFIGDRDAQLFVNYFEDKRDTTKGFYFAYEVDSGKCLVRAFWCDAESRRNYALFGDYITYDPTYSTNKYCMLFTPFMA; this is translated from the exons ATGAG GTAcctgtgtgatattgttcctGCAACATTCTTTGTGATATCGTTCTCCATCTTAATGTGTGATATTTTTCCCAAACaac ATCCTACAAGTAATGTAACTTCTTCTTCCTGTAATGATCTTCATGTCTCTGCCATTACCTCTAAAGATAGTAATGATATTGTTGAGTCTTCACTTACTTCTCTTTGTTCGATTGAACCACCTGATGCATCTAGTTCTACTCCacatgttgaacaacattctgtTCCTTCTCGTGTGCATCAACTACTTTTGGACTCCAAACCTGGTGGTAGTGAATTGTGGACAAGGAACGTTGCACCTGAGTTTAAACCTTATATTGACCAGTTGTTTGGGACGTTGGAAGAAGCTATTAGTTTTTATGATGTGTATGCAGAAGCATGTGGTTTTGAACCTAGGAAGTCTTCTCAAAAAAGGTATGTTTCTGGTGATGTGAAGTATAAATTTGTTGTTTGTAACCGTGAAGGTTTTAGAGATCGTAAGAGGAAGGCTACTGTTTTAGATAGTGGAAAGGAGCAGGCAACTCCCAGGCCTTTTGATATCAGGAAAACTAAGTTAACTAGGATTGGTTGTACTGCTATGATTGAGTTTCGCTATAATGGGGATGGTTATGTTGTTTTTCAGTTTCGTGAGTGGCATAATCACCGTCTTTGTTCACTTAGAAATCAACAGTTTCAAAAAAAACACAGGCACCTCCATCTTTACCATAAAAAGACAATTATTGATCATTCAAGGGTTAATCAAGGGCCAACAAGGGCATTTAGAAATGCCAAGGAATATGTAGATGGCTATGAGAATGTTGGAGCTCAACTGGTTGATTTTAAGAATTTTGGAAGGGATATCAAATGTTTCATAGGAGACCGGGATGCTCAACTGTTTGTTAACTATTTTGAGGATAAACGTGATACCACTAAAGGTTTTTACTTTGCTTATGAGGTGGATTCTGGTAAATGCTTGGTTCGTGCGTTTTGGTGTGATGCAGAGTCTCGTAGAAACTATGCTTTGTTTGGTGATTACATCACTTACGATCCAACTTACAGTACGAATAAATATTGTATGCTTTTCACTCCTTTTATGGCGTAG